ATATCTGTATCTATGAGCAACATTTTTGATATAAAGGCAAGGTTGCTACTTACTGTTGTTTTACCAGTTCCTCCCTTACCACTTAACACAGCTATCTTCATAATTCACCTCACTACGCCATTCTCAATCCTTGTAGCTTAGCTGAAAAATCAAATTTCTCAAGTTTATTTTCTTTATAGTTTTTTAAAACTTCATCTACACTTTTTAATTCTCCTAATTTGTATGTTGGGATATCAAACTCCTCTATTAAAACAGCAGCTTTTGGTCCAATCTCTCCAGCTATTATCTCATCTACTCCTAAACTCATAAGATTTTTTACAACTTTAAGCCCTGCTCCAGTAGCCTCATCTTTTGCCTCATTTTCAATAATCTCATAATTATTATTTTCTGTATCTATTAAAATAAAGAAACTTGCTCTTCCAAATCTTCTATCAACTTGTGATTCATAACTATTTTCCTCTAAACCTATTGCTATTTTCATTTTTCCTCCTAAAATCTCTTTATAGAAAATAAAGCTGAACTCCAAGAAAACTCTTGTTACTCAGCTTTATCTCATCTTATTTAATAAAATTCAGTATTAGTGTTGGCATTTGTGATCATCGTCATGATCGTGGTGATGATGTGCACAAGCTGATCCTTTAGAGTATAGACTTCCTTGTAGGTAAATTCCTAATACATCATCAATTTTTCCAGTAGCTCCTAATATAACTTGTCCACCATTTGCTTTAATTAAGTCAATAGCTCTTTGTCCCATTCCACCAGTAATTACTACATTGATGTTGTTAGCAGCTATAAATCTAGGGAATACTCCTGGTGCATGTTCTGGAGCTTCAAGAATCTCTTTTTTAACTACATTTCCATTTTCTATTGTATATACTGCAAATTTTTCACAGTGTCCAAAGTGTTCCTCTACTGTTATCTCGTCATTTGTTGGGAATCCAACTCTTAAAATTTCATTACTCATTAAAACCATCTCCTGTGTTTTTTAATTTTATTGCTTTTAGATGTAATAAACCATCTAATATCTTTCTTCTTCCTGAATTTAGCAGTCTTTGAACAGTTCCCCTAGATATTCCCATTATTTCAGCTGTTTCAATTTGACTTTTTCCCTCATAGTCACACAATCTTACAGCCTCTAATTCATCTATCTCTATATCTATAATCTCCATTTCAGACAATGGAATTCCAGTAGGTTTAAATATTCTCTCATTTTCCAATAATCTACAACATCTCTGTTTTTTACATCTTGGCATATTTCCTCCCTAACTGCTATTCTGTGCATATGCACATTTAAAGTATACTCCTATTTATTTTTCTTGTCAATATTTTTTTATAATTTTAAAAAACTTCACAAAATAAAAATCCCCTTATGAACCTAATCATAAAGGGATTTTTTTATATCCTAATTATTTAGAATTTTTAGCAAAATCAGCTGCATTTTCTCCAGCAGTTTTTCCATAAACTGTAATATCAGTTACAGCATTTCCACCAATTCTATTAGCTCCGTGTACTCCACCAGTAATTTCTCCAGCAGCAAATAATCCAGGAATTACTTTTCCATCAGTAGTAAGCACTTCAGCATTTGTATTGATACGTACTCCACCCATTGTATGATGAACAGCAGGTGATACTTCAATAGCATAGAAAGGAGCTTTTACAAGTTCTCTAGGTAAAGCAGTTTTACCAAAATCTTTATCTTCTCCAGCTTTTACATATCCATTGTATTTAGCCATAGTTTCAACTAAACCTTTAGCATCTACACCAATTTTTCCAGCTAATTCTTCAACAGTTGCACCTTCAACAGTAAATCCTTTTCTTACATAACCATTTATTGCTCCTAATTTTTCTCTTACTTCTTGGTCAAATACTAAGAAAGCACTTTTTCCAGTTTGCTCAAGTTCAGCTTTAGAAACAACATCTCTAGTTTCAAGTTCGCTTACAAATCTTTTTCCTTCTCTGTTTATAAGGATAGCTCCTTCTCCTCTAACTGCTTCAGTAATCATAGCAGTTTTCTTATGTACTACTGTAGGGTGAGTTTGAATTTCAGTCATATCAACTAAATCTCCTCCAACAGCTTTTACCATTTTAATTCCATCTCCTGTAATAGCAGGACTGTTAGTTGATCCGAATCCTTCTAATGATGGTTTGTATTCAGCTACCATTTTAGCATTAGCTCCAAATCCTCCAGTTGCCATTACTACAGCTTTAGCAGTGATATTGTAAGTTTCACCTTTATGTTTTACTTCAACACCAGTAACTTTATCACCAGTTTTTATTAATTTAGTAACTTCGCTTTCTGTTCTTACATCGATTCCATCTTTTTCAGCAGTTTCAGCAAGAGCATCAACAATAACTGGTCCTACTGCTTGTCCTCCAGTTGGTCTGTGAGTTCTTTTTGCACTTTGTCCTCCAGTGAATACAACTTCACTAAGATCTGCTCCTCTTTCTGTTAACCAATCAATAATATTAGCTG
The DNA window shown above is from uncultured Fusobacterium sp. and carries:
- a CDS encoding P-loop NTPase codes for the protein MKIAVLSGKGGTGKTTVSSNLAFISKMLLIDTD
- a CDS encoding flavocytochrome c, encoding MCLLAAMTFAATYGAENITTDVVVVGGGGAGLSAAIAAREKGAEVVLVEKMLMLGGNTNYATAGINAANTKLQKKLGIEDNAELFYKDTMKGGKNVNNPELVKKLTADSANIIDWLTERGADLSEVVFTGGQSAKRTHRPTGGQAVGPVIVDALAETAEKDGIDVRTESEVTKLIKTGDKVTGVEVKHKGETYNITAKAVVMATGGFGANAKMVAEYKPSLEGFGSTNSPAITGDGIKMVKAVGGDLVDMTEIQTHPTVVHKKTAMITEAVRGEGAILINREGKRFVSELETRDVVSKAELEQTGKSAFLVFDQEVREKLGAINGYVRKGFTVEGATVEELAGKIGVDAKGLVETMAKYNGYVKAGEDKDFGKTALPRELVKAPFYAIEVSPAVHHTMGGVRINTNAEVLTTDGKVIPGLFAAGEITGGVHGANRIGGNAVTDITVYGKTAGENAADFAKNSK
- a CDS encoding DUF134 domain-containing protein produces the protein MPRCKKQRCCRLLENERIFKPTGIPLSEMEIIDIEIDELEAVRLCDYEGKSQIETAEIMGISRGTVQRLLNSGRRKILDGLLHLKAIKLKNTGDGFNE
- a CDS encoding NifB/NifX family molybdenum-iron cluster-binding protein, which codes for MSNEILRVGFPTNDEITVEEHFGHCEKFAVYTIENGNVVKKEILEAPEHAPGVFPRFIAANNINVVITGGMGQRAIDLIKANGGQVILGATGKIDDVLGIYLQGSLYSKGSACAHHHHDHDDDHKCQH
- a CDS encoding NifB/NifX family molybdenum-iron cluster-binding protein translates to MKIAIGLEENSYESQVDRRFGRASFFILIDTENNNYEIIENEAKDEATGAGLKVVKNLMSLGVDEIIAGEIGPKAAVLIEEFDIPTYKLGELKSVDEVLKNYKENKLEKFDFSAKLQGLRMA